A single window of Mugil cephalus isolate CIBA_MC_2020 chromosome 1, CIBA_Mcephalus_1.1, whole genome shotgun sequence DNA harbors:
- the LOC124997119 gene encoding tubulin alpha-1C chain → MRECISVHVGQAGVQIGNACWELYCLEHGIQPDGQMPSDKTIGGGDDSFNTFFSETGAGKHVPRAVFVDLEPTVIDEVRTGTYRQLFHPEQLITGKEDAANNYARGHYTIGKEIIDLVLERIRKLADQCTGLQGFLVFHSFGGGTGSGFTSLLMERLSVDYGKKSKLEFSIYPAPQVSTAVVEPYNSILTTHTTLEHSDCAFMVDNEAIYDICRRNLDIERPTYTNLNRLISQIVSSITASLRFDGALNVDLTEFQTNLVPYPRIHFPLATYAPVISAEKAYHEQLTVSEITNACFEPANQMVKCDPRHGKYMACCLLYRGDVVPKDVNAAIANIKTKRSIQFVDWCPTGFKVGINYQPPTVVPGGDLAKVQRAVCMLSNTTAVAEAWARLDHKFDLMYAKRAFVHWYVGEGMEEGEFSEAREDMAALEKDYEEVGADSLEDDEEGEEY, encoded by the exons ATG CGTGAGTGTATTTCAGTGCACGTTGGTCAGGCTGGCGTCCAGATTGGAAATGCCTGCTGGGAGCTTTACTGCCTGGAACATGGGATCCAGCCGGACGGACAGATGCCCAGCGACAAGACCATTGGAGGAGGAGACGATTCCTTCAACACCTTCTTCAGTGAGACTGGAGCTGGAAAACACGTCCCCAGAGCTGTTTTTGTCGACCTGGAGCCCACTGTCATTG ATGAGGTGCGTACTGGGACCTACCGCCAGCTGTTCCACCCTGAGCAGCTGATCACTGGTAAGGAGGATGCTGCCAACAACTACGCCCGTGGACACTACACCATCGGTAAAGAGATCATTGACCTGGTGCTTGAACGGATTCGCAAGCTG GCTGACCAGTGCACCGGTCTTCAGGGCTTCCTGGTCTTCCACAGCTTTGGTGGTGGCACCGGCTCTGGTTTCACCTCCCTGCTGATGGAGCGTCTGTCCGTTGACTACGGCAAGAAGTCCAAGCTGGAGTTCTCCATCTACCCAGCTCCCCAGGTTTCCACCGCTGTGGTGGAGCCCTACAACTCCATCCTGACCACCCACACCACCCTAGAGCACTCTGACTGTGCCTTCATGGTAGATAACGAGGCCATCTACGATATCTGCCGTAGGAACCTCGATATCGAGCGTCCTACTTACACCAACCTGAACAGGTTGATCAGTCAGATTGTGTCCTCCATCACTGCTTCCCTTCGTTTCGATGGTGCTCTCAATGTTGATCTGACGGAGTTCCAGACCAACTTGGTGCCATATCCCCGTATCCACTTCCCTCTGGCCACCTATGCCCCTGTCATCTCTGCTGAGAAGGCTTACCATGAGCAGCTCACTGTATCTGAGATCACAAACGCCTGCTTTGAGCCAGCCAATCAGATGGTGAAATGTGACCCTCGCCACGGTAAATACATGGCTTGCTGCCTGCTGTACCGTGGTGATGTAGTGCCCAAAGATGTGAATGCTGCCATTGCCAACATCAAAACCAAACGTTCCATCCAGTTTGTGGACTGGTGTCCCACTGGTTTTAAGGTTGGCATCAACTACCAGCCTCCCACCGTGGTTCCTGGTGGAGATCTGGCCAAGGTCCAGAGGGCTGTGTGCATGCTGAGCAACACCACTGCTGTTGCAGAGGCCTGGGCTCGCCTTGACCAcaagtttgatctgatgtacgCTAAGCGTGCCTTTGTTCACTGGTATGTGGGTGAAGGTATGGAGGAGGGAGAGTTCTCTGAGGCCAGAGAGGACATGGCAGCTCTGGAGAAAGATTATGAGGAGGTTGGAGCTGATAGCCTGGAAGACgatgaggaaggagaagagtaCTGA